The stretch of DNA GCCCAAGATCCAGGACCCGGACGCCGTCAAGCCCGAGGACTGGTCAGTGCACGTCGTtggttaccatggaaacactgCACTTCATTGATGCGTATAAAAACGAGTGCTGACCCGTGAAGAGGAAATGACGACATAactgagtgcgtgtgtgtgtgtgcgcgcagggATGAGGACGCCCCCGCTCAGATGCCAGATGAAGATGCGGTGAAACCCGACGGCTGGTTGGACGACGAGGCCGAGTACATCGGCGATCCTGACGCCGTCAAGCCTGAGGACTGGTACGTTCACGTGCTCGCATGTCGTTTCTAAATCCCCCTGGGTTTGTTCCCCAGGTTCGTTCTGGTAACGGTCTCTTTTCCTCAGGGACGAGGACATGGATGGTGAATGGGAGGCTCCTCAGGTCCCTAACCCAGCCTGCGAGACGGCACCCGGCTGCGGCGCCTGGAAACGTCCGATGATCGATAACCCCAACTACAAGGGCAAGTGGAAGCCGCCAATGATCGACAACCCCAACTACCAGGTGAGTTTGTAAACCCCTCCCACACCTTGACCTCATCACTAGTTTATCGGTGATCCTGACATCTGACCCTTGACGTTCTCAGGGCGTCTGGAAGCCGAGGAAGATTCCCAACCCAGCGTTCTTCGAGGACCTGCACCCATTCAGGATGACGGCGTTCAGCGCCGTGGGTCTCGAGCTCTGGTCCATGACGTCCGACATATTCTTCGACAACTTCTTCATCACTAATGATCGCAACACGGCCGAACGCTGGGCCACCGATGGCTGGGGGCTGAAGAAGGCCGCAGAGGGCGCCGCTGACGTGAGTTCATGGTGACGggttttcagattttaaaaaacatctgcGTGTTACTGGACAGAGATTCTGAAGGATGGACAAGTCGAGATGTTGCAGGAAAACAAATCCACTGGTTtaatacaaacttttttttaaacaaaatgagtTTTGGTGAGAATAAAATAAGCTGAATTTTAGTGAAAAAATTGTCTGAAAGAATTAGACAAACTATATAAAgaattttaataatatatatacaaaatatatatacaaaataataatatatatacaaaatattttggacaaattaaaatttaTCAAGATGAGAAAttcttctttcttattttataGATATAAAAGTACAGTTGTAAAAAGTCTAAAAtcataaattaatgaattataaATCAATAATACTCGCTAATTGTAATGATATATTACTGTCACTATGATCATGATTTTGTGCGTTcgttgacatgtttgtgttgttgcagcCTGGTCTGGCCACTCAGATGATGAACGCTGCAGAGGAGCGACCCTGGCTCTGGGTTGTCTATGTCCTCACCGTGGCTCTGCCGctcgtcctcatcatcatcttctgctGCACTGGCAAGGTAACGCACGCACGCTGCTGCAAGTCGCCGAGGAGACTTAGTCCTGTAAGTTCCACTGAATTTGTTTTGGTGAAACCCAGTTTACTCAAGTCCTGGAGGCAAACTAACTTTGGATGATCACAGCAGGAAGtcctgtttacttcctgtttacacgaTATGACACAACCCCAAGTTTCACCTTCCAGTCAACATGATAAATGTGACAATAACCCAAACACTTGTTCGGATCACCACCGTCTTCAGACCGTCTGTTCATCTGTTATCTGTCTTGAGCGTCggactctgtgtttgtctgtgaagtCAAACTGCACTGacccattgttgttgtttgttctgcagAAGAAGAGCGCAGCGACGCCGGCGGAGTACAAGAAGACAGACGAACCTCAGCCCGACgtgaaggacgaggaggaagaggagaaggcagAAGAGGCTGAcgaggcagaggagagcagtCCAGGTTGGTGTGACGCTGATGTCAGAAAACATTCTCCAGTTGTCGGCCTCTGTTGGTCTGACTGATTTAACCTCCtttcagctgcagaggagaagagcgaCCGAGACGAGAGTCCCGCggagaaagatgaagaggaagaggacgaggacgaagagCAGGAGGGCACAGCAGATGAGGTGTGGAGGGTTGATGAGCTGCAGTGACGAATGATCTTAGTTTTTATACTCGGAGTATGTGACGAGAGTATGTGACGAGAGTCTGTGACGAGAGTCTGTGAAGAAAGTTTGTCAGTCTGTGACCTGAGTTTTCTCTGAGGAAAGTAaacaactgttgttgtttcctgttcagAAGTTGGAGGAGGACGTTCTGCGGAGATCTCCCAGGAACAAGAAGGTCAGAAGAGACTGATATCTCTGAATCCAAAGCCCTGacctccccctgcctccccccatctcccctcaaacacccccaccccctctctgcTCCGAGGTGATGACGCCTGCATGGATCCAGTGGAAGCAGCCAAGCCGACAGGAACCTATTCAAGATATGGACACCTGATGATGAGTAGGAACAGGACTGAGTTAGTGATTAAAGAAGATTAACTGAGATTAACTAAAACTTCCTGCATCATTCCTTAACAACTACAGAGCAGACTCGAACCCCCGAGACCAACGTCTCACGTCCCATCTGCCGAGCCGCCGCCTGCCGCCACCCCAAGCTAGCAAATGCCCCGCCCACCCAACCGCCTGGTAAATACCCCGTGGACAGTTTCCTGGACCTCTGTTCAACGACCTGATCACAGCTAATTGATTAGCCAAACATCTATGGAAGTGCTAATGAAGCTAACGATAATCCGCCAACCAGGAGTCTTTGCATATTAGCCTTCAAGCTAATTAACCCACGTGAACTTGTCTTTTTAACTTGCCCACCACTGTTTAGCAGTTAGCTTGTTAGCAGCGCAGATGTAATCGGTGATATTCCTGACTTTTAGCCAACCAGCAGTCAGATTCTCCAACAGGAAGTAGCCATGAAGCCTGGTTGTGTTAGCCTGAGGGGCTAGTAAGTAGTGTTGGACATTGTGGCTACTTGTACCACAATTTAATGAAGCCTAGCATCAGGCTGCTAACTgctaaaaaataatttaaataatttaagtaACTTAACAACAACTAGCGACAGGCTAATCATACATTAGCCTGTTAGCATGCCACCCACTATTTTGTCAACTGGCTCCCGCATTCACATGCTAATGCTTCCTGAAGTGAAACGAGAACACTGGCTCACGTGaacttttcttcctccttcttcggtggtgtttctgtttttatcgtgtgttttctgtcctgatGGCGGCAGaaagaaaggtcaaaggtcggtttcttgagatgtttgtgttcaggAAAAACTGATGTATCTCGTCCGACCGGTCCTCGCGCAGCAGATTAGCCTTCATACccgcgtctcctcctcctcctcctcctcctccactcagtCCAAACTAACACGACGGCAGATTCACTGCTCATGCCCTTCATGTTCGTCAAAACCTCTCGTCCTTTACCTCCGGGATCCGACTAATCAGGACGGTTTCAGACGACTGTCTTTTGAATTCTTTCACCTGGCGTCTTCAATGAGTCGCCTGTCGTGTTCGTTTGGGCTGAAGTCTGGTGTCGGCAGATGGACAGACTCCCCGTCGCTCGCTCACCAACcccatatgaaaaaaaaaactcaggcgCTTAACCTAACACCCTATCCACCTGCTGCACCACATCACCTCCGCCGAAACCCAAAGTCCGAGTTCAGCCCCATGTTTAAAAGAGACGGCACTTGAGCGTGAAGTTTATTCGTAACCTTTGGTACATATGTGAGGTCAAGGTTCACTCACTCTTGCAGCCTCATCTCACTGCGTCTGTCGAAAGATTGCCAATTGTGCAAACTCCTCTGCGGATGAAGATGGTAAGATGAGGTTGAAGGCTCTTTAATAAAAActaagtggaccttgagttgagaaatttgaaaggaaataaatcatctcaaattattattattttttatttttttttcctgctgtcgtTAAACGTGTCGCTAATCAGTTACGTTATTAAATGTCTATTGTTAACACACTTATAATCCGATTTTAAATGACACTATTTTTTCTCTTGGTCATAACTCTCGACAGGCGTTAATtggaaataaacagcagattCATCGGTAGTGAAAATACTTGCGAGTTTGTCAATTCATCGGAATTCCTGCGTTGACTGCGAGAAACGGCTTCCTGACGGCCGCAGACGGAGAACCGGCTCGTGTTTGCTCGTCCAACATTTTGTCTTCAGCGTTTAGATATTTAGCAGCGTAATCGGTATTTAAACGTGTAATAAATGTCTTCAAAGTTTACAAATATGTAACATTCTAGTTTGTTCTCCGACCTCCTGACctttcctctagcgccaccatcaggaCATGAAGTAAAAACACATGAGTTTTTCTCGGGAGCTCAGACTCCTGAAGTGTGTTGTCGTTTGTTCGTGGTGAAATCAAAGGTTTGAAATGAAGGAGAAACCAGAAGAGCACACACAAGGTCACATGATCTCTGACCTTCTGACCTTCCGTGTGACCGAGGCAGAACTGAAGAATCTGGAATAAAATgtgtggggaaaagaaaagtccGTTGTTCTCGTGTCTGTGACGTTTTTGTTCCTTCACTTCCACTTGTCTAATCGCGTCACGTCTTCCTTTCGGCTTCCTGTCGATTCGTCACGTTTGATTGGTTAAAGACGAGTGTGGCCGATGAGATTTAAAGAGTCTGTGGCGTTTTGCATTTCTGGTTGTTGCTCAGTTGGTGTTCGGGGCCTTGAGGTGAACCGTGTCCAGGTGACCTTTATTTGACCCCTACCTTCCTATTCCTCTGTGGGTGAACGTGCTGTAAACTCTGTtgctctgttgtcttttttttttttaatttttccctcGACTGTGAATCccgtgttttggggtttttaggGATGAACCCGCTCCAGCGAGCAGCGTCGTCACATTCCCGTCAACAGCGTGGCGCATGTTCCAGCCTCACCATTCATCGTCCGCCCTCCTCCTacgcctcctcttcttcgtcctgTAGTGTCtgactctttgttttctctgctcgTGTCCGGCTGAGGCTGCCTATAGCTAACAGACTGTATAGACTGAAACACTGTATCTGCTGGTGAGACTTAACGTGACTCTGTAACTAttaactttttattattttggtgACTTTGTGTTAAACTAACTGTTCGGCCCAGCGACTCTGACGTGCACAGGAAGCTCCGGCCCCGGAATGGAAACGCTGTGGTGACGCCGGAGTGCGAGTGTGGACGTGcagtcaacatttgttttgatgaataaaaaggccaaaatggaaacaatgaaaaacttgagtgtcttcttcttcagtttgtgtctgcaggTAGAAGCTGATCCGGACGGCTGAGTGGATTGTGATGgtttcattaatttaatttaataatgaaaataattgatgCCAGTGTTCCGGCAAGATGTGTTTTAGCCTTTGAGgtgataaaatgtaattaaaaagatttgaaaaaaccccacaaaaatcATTAATGGCAACTGCTCTGTGATTATCaagattaaaaatgtaagaTTTGGAAATCTGAGATTAATCCTATGACTATTAGTCCCACACTGGAGAAATTCACTTATTGCAGCAGAAAGAGTCAAAGGGCAGCAGGGAAGAGGTAGCTAATAGAATATAggcaaaaatatacaacaataaaaaaaattgagaagaGCTacacaaaggacaaaaaaaagctttatatattgtatacaaAGATCGCAAGTATTGTCTTGTGAatggctaaaatgtgcagtggtttggattgaatataaagaaaaagtgcagtgttgtgtgATGGTGCaggtaaaatttaaaaaaaaaaaaaccaatataaGTATGTACATGTTTATACATGTATTGTAcaggatgtgaaaaaaagagtAGAGAAGTTTGtcacaattttctgacatttcatacaGTGAACAAAAGCAGTTTTTCAGATGATGCATTCAGAGTGGAGATATGACCTGACCACACAGTGACTGTACAGGATGCTGGACGGTTACTGTACCTGCTGCGGTATCCACCCAGAAAGCAGAACTTGACTGAGGAATCTTCAggtttcttccttttcccctctgtcAGAGTGTG from Scophthalmus maximus strain ysfricsl-2021 chromosome 9, ASM2237912v1, whole genome shotgun sequence encodes:
- the canx gene encoding calnexin isoform X1, with the translated sequence MDQRVGLLVLLAAGLLCLTLAPVSRAQDLDEAGLDDDVDVEDDLDLGLAGADEGELDGEDVQDDAPSAPKTPPTPKVTYKAPEAMGEHFFAESFDRGTLDGWVVSNAKKEDTDEDIAKYDGKWSVEEMKDSKLPGDQGLVLKSRAKHHAISAQLLRPFTFDTQPLIVQYEVNFQSGIDCGGAYVKLLSQTPDLDLDQFVDKTPYTIMFGPDKCGEDYKLHFIFRHKNPKTGEYEEKHAKKPDSDLRTYYTDKKTHLYTLVLNPDNTFEVLVDQTLVNSGSLLKDMTPPVNPAAEVEDPDDYKPEDWDERPKIQDPDAVKPEDWDEDAPAQMPDEDAVKPDGWLDDEAEYIGDPDAVKPEDWDEDMDGEWEAPQVPNPACETAPGCGAWKRPMIDNPNYKGKWKPPMIDNPNYQGVWKPRKIPNPAFFEDLHPFRMTAFSAVGLELWSMTSDIFFDNFFITNDRNTAERWATDGWGLKKAAEGAADPGLATQMMNAAEERPWLWVVYVLTVALPLVLIIIFCCTGKKKSAATPAEYKKTDEPQPDVKDEEEEEKAEEADEAEESSPAAEEKSDRDESPAEKDEEEEDEDEEQEGTADEKLEEDVLRRSPRNKKVRRD